The genomic window CTTTTTAAGGATAAAAAGGCCTACACTTATTATTCTGACAACGGAAAAGCTTTTGTAAAAGAAACTGATATAAATAACTTAGTCTGTACAGACTTCAGTAAATCACCAAGTTCTTATAAAAGCGAAAAATCTTCATCGAGAACAACTTTAGCTGATATTAATAACCTACAGAGCTTTCCTGGGGCTGCAGGATGTATCCTGCTAGATTTTAACGGACATTATATGCCTGCAGGAAGCGGCTGGAATGGTGGGAATCCTATCAACGCACAACCTTCCGGCATGACTGCCAGTGCTATTGAAGAAGCATGGGAAGTTGTGGCAGAAGACTACAGACCTTTCAGTATCAATGTAACTACCAATGAAAGTGTCTACAACAGCTACCCTCAAAATAAAAGGATGAGAGCTGTCATTACTACCACTACCCAATACCACACCCCCGGTTTATCAGGTGTTGCCTTTGTAAACAGTTTTTCTAATGCTTATGATAATGATACCCCTTGCTGGGTTTTTACATGGGGTGCAACAATGCCAGGGAAATTCACGGGTGATGTGGCTTCGCATGAGCTGGGACATACTTTCGGACTCGGCCATGACGGAATAAATGGTGGCGGCTACTATGCCGGTCATGGCAATTGGGCACCTATTATGGGAATGTCTGACAGGCCCGTAATGCAATGGAGCAAAGGAGAATATACCGGAGCAAGTAATCTTGAAAATGATTTGGCTATTATTTCAGGAGCTGCCAACGGTGTCGGCTATCGCGCTGATAACGCAGGTGGTACCTACCCGACTGCCGTTCCCTTAACTATTGTAGGAAATCAAATCACGCCTGTAAAGGGTGTCATCGAAAGAACAGGAGAACTTGACATATTTTATTTCAATACAACAGGCGGAAATATCGAAATATCCATAAAAGCAGCCGACAGACACAGCAATCTGCGTCCGCGAATAAGACTTCACGGAAATACGGCTTTGCCTCCAATACTCGACTATACTGCACAGTCTAGTAACTTAGGTCTTCCTTTAACTTTCAATACCAATCTTCCGGCCGGAAAATATTATATCATCATAGAAGGCGTTGGTGACGGCACTGCAAACACAGGATATACCAATTACGGAAGTCTAGGCGCATACAGCATTTATGGGAAAACCAATTCTTCACTTTTGAGTACCAAAGAGATTAAAGAGAATAATGCTGTTAAGATTTTCCCTAATCCTGTAAAAGATAATCTCACTATCGACCTGGGATCCGACAATGACACCTATGAAATAGAACTTGTCAATCCTGTTGGGCAGTCATTATACAAAGCGACAACTTCGGAGAAAACTCATAAAATATCCGTATCAGAGAAACCAGCCGGAAAGTATTTTATTATTTTAAAAAATACAAAAACCGGATTGCGGAAATCATATAATATTATTAAACAATAAAATAAATGACAGGAATCAGTTTCAAAATTTGAAGCTGATTCTTTTTTTTGACTTCTCTTATTTTACTTTCGTTCTTATTTTCTATATTTTTGACTGTTGAATTTTAATTCAGAGAAAATGAAAATGACCATTCAGAAAAAAGAAGACTGGCAGGAGATTGTAGAGAAGATTCTCCCTCAGCTTAAACATAATATTTTTTTATTAAAAGGAAATCTCGGAGCAGGAAAAACCACTTTCACACAGTTTTTACTTAAAAATTTAGAAAGTGAAGATGAAGTGAGCTCTCCTACCTATTCCATTGTTAATGAATACAATACCCCAAAAGGAAAAGTATATCATTTTGATCTGTACCGTTTAAAAAACATCGAAGAAGCTTACGATATCGGTATTGAAGAATATCTGGACAACGCTTTTCTGTGCATTATTGAGTGGCCGGAAGTCTATCAGGATGAGCTTTACGGGCTTAACTATCACGAAATGAATATCATCAATAACGGAGATACAAGAGAAATTTCATTCGAGTAAATATTATGTATCTTTGCTATTGAATTTGAATGTAAATAACTATCTGTAAGAACCTAATTTAATTAAAGGATGAGTACTACAAATATTTTTACTCCTTTTACCGAAGAGGAACTGATGCCGAAGGAAGAAAAACTGGAGGTTATCAAAAAAGGAAAACAATTCAGTATTGGAATTCCTAAGGAAACTTCTCTGAACGAGAGAAGAACTTGTATCACACCCGATGCGGTGCAGGTTTTGGTAGAACACGGTCATGAACTTATCATAGAATCAGGAGCCGGTGAAAGTTCGTTTTTTACAGATTTGCAGTATTCTGAGTCGGGTGCGAAAATCACCACCGACCCGAAAGAAGCATTTGCTCAGGATTTAATCTTAAAAATCAATCCTCCGACAGAAGAGGAAATTGATTACATGAAACCGAACACTTATCTGGTTTCGGCACTTCAGATCAACCTGAGAGATAAAGATTACTTCCTAAAACTGGCAGAGAAAAAAGTAAACGCCATCGCTTTTGAATTTATTGTAGATGAATACAAGCAATTGGCTTTGGTAAGACTTGTCGGGGAAATCGCCGGAACAGTTTCGATTTTATACGCCTCTGAATTATTGGCATTATCAAACGGCTTAATGCTGGGAGGAATCACGGGAGTGAGACCTGCCGAAGTAGTCGTTTTAGGAGCCGGAATTGTTGGAGAATTTGCTACAAAAGCAGCCGTCGGTCTGGGAGCCAGTGTAAGGGTTTTTGATAATTCACTTTCGAAACTGAGAAGACTTCACACCTTAGTCGACAGCAGAGTACCGACCTCCATTATCGATCCGAAAGAATTAGGCAAAGCATTAAGACGTGCAGATGTTGTTATCGGTGCGCTTCCAAGATTAAATATGACTCCGATTGTGACCGAAGATATGGTCATGAAAATGAAAAAAGGCAGCGTAATCATCGATATCACCATCGACAACGGAAAAGTAATTGAAACATCCGAGCTTACCACAATGGAAGATCCTTACGTGATCAAGCACGGCGTTATCCATTGCGGACTTCCGAATCTTACCTCAAGAATGCCGAGAACGACGACAAAGGCCATCTCCAATTTCTTTCTTTCCTATATTTTAAATTACGACGAAGAAGGCGGCTTCGAAAATATGCTGGTGCGCAAAAATGAAATGAAACAGAGTCTTTATATGTACAAAGGCAGACACACAAAGAAAATCATCTGCGACCGTTTCGGGCTTACTTATCACGATATCAATCTTTTAATTTTCTAATGAAAAAACTGAAATTCTACTTAATTGGTCTTGTTCCGGGACTTCTTATTGTATTTTTTATATTAAACAAAAAAGGCGCAAGCTGCAGCGGTTATCTTCCCAACAGCCGTGTCATCGCGGAAACTCTTTCTAAAGATTTCAAGTATTCTGATGCTTTTAAAACAGAAATGAATACCTTAAAAATCGATGAAAAATTCCTGAAAGACAGCATTATCACCAAAGGAAAAGTAGATTTTGACAGAAGTCACGCCCAGAAAAAGCCGTGTCCGGATTATCTTTTGACATATCCTGAAAATAATCCGACTTACGAAATCACCTTTGAAAAATGTGAGGAAACCGTAATGTTGAATTCTTTGAAGAAATTGAAGTAAAAGCTTTGCAAAGCATTTATGCCTTAGCTCCTTTTAAATTAGAATTATCTTTATTAAAAACTTTGCATTAAAAAAAATGCTTCGACAACTGCGAATACTAAAAGTTTAAAAAAGATATTAAGTAAATAAATTGTAAACCCATGGAAGGCAACTACTACATGATTCATGATTATCTGATATTCATTGGAGTATTTGCTATTTTCTTTTTTTTAACGGTAAGCATTTATTTATTTATCCAAAATCAAAAATTTAAAGTAAAAAACGCTAAGCTTTCGGAAGCCAACAAAATAATCCAACAACGATTGAATGAAGTTCAGCTCGAGCATATCGGCACCAAACTGAATCCTCATTTATTCAAAAATATTTTAAATTCCGTCCAGTCACATGCTTATCAGACGTATATGTCGTTGGATAAATTGGCGAATGTTTTAGACTATATTTTATATGAAAGCAACAATAAATTTGTAAGCCCGAAGGAAGAATTAAATTTCGCTTTAAGCCTAATTGAGATTAATAAAATTAAAGTAAATCCTCTTTTCGATTTCAGAATTAAATCCAGAATTAATAAATCTGATGCCATCTACGAAGAGAAAGTTTTTGCCCCGTTAATTTCGGTTGACCTCATTGAAAATGCCTTTAAGCATACAGATTTTCTTGCTCAGGATTCCTTCATTTCCATTCAGATGGAGCTTGAAGACGGTATTTTTACCATGAAAGTGAGTAACAAAGCTTCCTTGAAAAACATTTTGGAGAAAGAAAAAAGCGGTTTCGGAAGCCAGTCACTGGATCAAAGATTGAAAATGATCTACAATAATCATTATTCACTTCACAAAAATTCAAAAAATGGTATCTTCACCGCAGAATTAACAATCAATCTAGGAGAATTTTATGATAAAATGCGTTATTCTTGATGATGAATTACTGGCTATCAGTTATTTAAAACTTCTATGCGAACAAATTGATAATGTGGAGGTTGTAAAAGCATTTAACGATCCTAAAATATTCCTGAACGAAATCGCCAATCTCGACTGCAACGTCTGTATTTTAGACATCGAAATGCCGGGAATGAATGGTCTGCAGGTCGCCGAACTGATTTCAGATTCAAAAAAAATAATTTTCACCACCGCTTATAAAGAATACGCCGCAGAAGCTTTTGACCTGAATGTGGTGGATTATGTAAGAAAACCGATCAAAAAAGAAAGGTTGATCCAGGCATTCGAAAAAGCGAAAGAACTCATCCAGAATTCTCATAAAAAAAACTTCATCGAGTGGAATACAAACATTGGTAAAACCGTGATTTTCACCGATCAGATCGTTTATATCAAAACATCCGAAATCGACAGCCGCGACAAAGATATTATCTTAAATGACGGTACAGCCATCGTTCTGAAAAACCTGAGCTTTAGAAATCTTCTGGAAATGCTTCCTGCAAAGGATTTTGCACAGGTAAATAAAAAAGAGATCATTGCCATTTCTTCTATCAAGATTTTCTCTACCAACGAAATCATCACCACCATCGCTGAAGGCGAACATTTTCTGAAACTGCAGATCGGTGAAACCTACAAAGGCTCATTAATGGAGATGTTCGGAAAATAGGTCTTTCAAAGATTTCTTCTTTTATTACAGAAATCAGTCGTTTTGTTACATGGATGGTTTCAAAAATATTTAGTCGTGTATTTTTGCGCCCGATTTACATTACCCTCCCAAAACGGAACGTGGAAAATGGGAATTGGTTGAGGTATTCTTTTAGATAATTTCATTACATTATTTATGACATTTATTACATTTTAGAAATAAAAATTTTCTCATAATTATATTCTTATCAACTTTGCAAAAATTTTAGGATCATGAATTTGGGGAAATATAAAAATCTCATTTTTTACGTCAGTACTATTGCATTTTTTTCATGTCTTATGTATTGGTTTTTTGTTGAAGGGAAAACATTGGAAATCGGGGAAAATATAGCTTCGCCCAAAGGTACAGGTGCTACCATGTGGGAGAATTTTGCCGATTCTTTTATGACGAATCTTCATCATCCTTTAGCCCTTCTGTTGGCTCAGATCGTTACCATCATCATGGTGGCGAAACTTTTCGGATGGATCTGTGTTAAACTAAAACAGCCTTCCGTAATCGGTGAAATGATCGCCGGTATTGTTTTGGGACCTTCCCTTTTCGGTCTCTATTTCCCGGAACTTTCGGCCTTTATTTTCCCGAAAGAATCGCTTCCGAATCTACAGTTTTTAAGCCAAATCGGTCTTATTCTTTTCATGTACATCGTGGGAATGGAGCTGGATTTAAGTG from Chryseobacterium wanjuense includes these protein-coding regions:
- a CDS encoding zinc-dependent metalloprotease; this translates as MKKQLIFATWASLLICISVFSNFYAQEKQSYFLGSTAQFEQQLTSSVSEREARALSLAISEHETLNATVNYNKINNGSMHLEGEIQGDHPGSFSIVIKENKLNGNILLFKDKKAYTYYSDNGKAFVKETDINNLVCTDFSKSPSSYKSEKSSSRTTLADINNLQSFPGAAGCILLDFNGHYMPAGSGWNGGNPINAQPSGMTASAIEEAWEVVAEDYRPFSINVTTNESVYNSYPQNKRMRAVITTTTQYHTPGLSGVAFVNSFSNAYDNDTPCWVFTWGATMPGKFTGDVASHELGHTFGLGHDGINGGGYYAGHGNWAPIMGMSDRPVMQWSKGEYTGASNLENDLAIISGAANGVGYRADNAGGTYPTAVPLTIVGNQITPVKGVIERTGELDIFYFNTTGGNIEISIKAADRHSNLRPRIRLHGNTALPPILDYTAQSSNLGLPLTFNTNLPAGKYYIIIEGVGDGTANTGYTNYGSLGAYSIYGKTNSSLLSTKEIKENNAVKIFPNPVKDNLTIDLGSDNDTYEIELVNPVGQSLYKATTSEKTHKISVSEKPAGKYFIILKNTKTGLRKSYNIIKQ
- the tsaE gene encoding tRNA (adenosine(37)-N6)-threonylcarbamoyltransferase complex ATPase subunit type 1 TsaE, which encodes MKMTIQKKEDWQEIVEKILPQLKHNIFLLKGNLGAGKTTFTQFLLKNLESEDEVSSPTYSIVNEYNTPKGKVYHFDLYRLKNIEEAYDIGIEEYLDNAFLCIIEWPEVYQDELYGLNYHEMNIINNGDTREISFE
- a CDS encoding alanine dehydrogenase — protein: MSTTNIFTPFTEEELMPKEEKLEVIKKGKQFSIGIPKETSLNERRTCITPDAVQVLVEHGHELIIESGAGESSFFTDLQYSESGAKITTDPKEAFAQDLILKINPPTEEEIDYMKPNTYLVSALQINLRDKDYFLKLAEKKVNAIAFEFIVDEYKQLALVRLVGEIAGTVSILYASELLALSNGLMLGGITGVRPAEVVVLGAGIVGEFATKAAVGLGASVRVFDNSLSKLRRLHTLVDSRVPTSIIDPKELGKALRRADVVIGALPRLNMTPIVTEDMVMKMKKGSVIIDITIDNGKVIETSELTTMEDPYVIKHGVIHCGLPNLTSRMPRTTTKAISNFFLSYILNYDEEGGFENMLVRKNEMKQSLYMYKGRHTKKIICDRFGLTYHDINLLIF
- a CDS encoding histidine kinase; this translates as MEGNYYMIHDYLIFIGVFAIFFFLTVSIYLFIQNQKFKVKNAKLSEANKIIQQRLNEVQLEHIGTKLNPHLFKNILNSVQSHAYQTYMSLDKLANVLDYILYESNNKFVSPKEELNFALSLIEINKIKVNPLFDFRIKSRINKSDAIYEEKVFAPLISVDLIENAFKHTDFLAQDSFISIQMELEDGIFTMKVSNKASLKNILEKEKSGFGSQSLDQRLKMIYNNHYSLHKNSKNGIFTAELTINLGEFYDKMRYS
- a CDS encoding LytR/AlgR family response regulator transcription factor, with the translated sequence MIKCVILDDELLAISYLKLLCEQIDNVEVVKAFNDPKIFLNEIANLDCNVCILDIEMPGMNGLQVAELISDSKKIIFTTAYKEYAAEAFDLNVVDYVRKPIKKERLIQAFEKAKELIQNSHKKNFIEWNTNIGKTVIFTDQIVYIKTSEIDSRDKDIILNDGTAIVLKNLSFRNLLEMLPAKDFAQVNKKEIIAISSIKIFSTNEIITTIAEGEHFLKLQIGETYKGSLMEMFGK